The segment GGTGATACTGgtactctctctgttttttttttctcgaaataTAGATATGGAAGACAGatgattgttttcttttgtacTGCAGATACATTGGTTTCCCTTCCTTCTCTTCCGCGAGTTTGTGGGGTTTCTTTTATGGGTCATCATTCAAGCCATAAAGCTTGCCCAATTACTTCTTTGGCACTACATCAGTTGGCAAGAGCGCCATGCGGAGTTCGAGGTCGTGTATATTGAGGCTGCGAATGCTCCAACACGCACTCCTCCACTTCCTGCACACTTTCTTCACTTTCTACCCCTGTCTACAATGGCCGAAAGCACTGACAATGACATGTAAGTTTTTCTTGTTCCCTTCTCATCTACCTCCTTTTACACATCTTTATCATACATTTGTGTTCATTGCTAGATGTACCATTTGCCAAGAGCCTTACAGAGCAGGAGATGCAGTGAGGACACTCCCTTGCGACCATTCCTTCCACTCTATATGTGTTGACCAGTGGCTTATTTCGGACCATGGGTAACTCAAACAGTCAAACACTAAACTCCTTCCccttacctttttttttttaatggtctAATGAGTTGATTTCTAATGAATGCAGTGATTGTCCTCTTTGCAAACAAGCCATCGTCTCAGAATAACACATCTGCCGTCAATCTGAGGACTTTGATAGAGCCAGCCAGGAATGAATAATATCACAAAATGAGTAAAACCAATAGTGCTATTCTTTTGTATACCATCTCTTGATTGACTAAAACATGATATTTTAGCTTACTATCTTGATAGAGATTTGAGATCCTCTTGTCACACTACATGCTTAATCAATTTGTACATATATACCAAAGCTGCGTACCTATATTGAAATGATTAGTGGTACCTtcactttatttttatatatcgctcaattcatttatttttgtatattttacgtATTTATTTCATGATTAGTGAGTggtagattctttttttttgtgcaaaatTTTAGTGGTAGATTCACTTTCAcataatgttttatgttttactatgatatatatatatatatatatattatcatattttgttttatagatCCCTATTTTTTCCAGAATTATTATGTTGTTAGAGAGGTATTACACATCCATTAACTAAAATTTTGTTTGTTGtggatttttttattgttaagaAAAAGTAAACAATGTAGATTATTGTTCTGATATGTTATACTAGATGTCTTGCTTTCGATGTATCTTGCTTGCCAAGTTACCACCACCTTTTTCATGTCAAACAACTTGTGACAAAAACAAAATGCTTTATCGTAAAGTATGTACCTTttctcttacaaaaaaaaaaatctgatggAATTACGAAAAAGTAGACGTATTAGAAATTAGTTTTCATTTGAACTGTCTTTAACTTTTTTAGTAGATTTTATCTAAGGTGTATGCAACATACTTCATGTTTGACCAAAACTGTGATTTTATAACTGATAAGATTGTTTATAAAtaagatgatatatatatatatatatatttaaaatatcatatttatctttatacatataaattacattacaaaatgatttaaaatttacaaaactaaaaataaaatattaatcaatctGTTTATTTTGAGTATTTTCTAAAGATTAATATCGATGAATAAGTACGAAAGAGTAATTTCCTATCTCTTATACACAAAAGTTCTAATAAGAACAATAAGCAAGTCAATTTTATAACATTTAGTCACATTACtgttaaaattgttattttttattttagataaaaatatatttaaaatatttgaatttaaaatgtaaattaataactatataaattagTAAATATTATAATCCTATAAATATTAGTTTAAAGAATTTTTATTGTGGGTTGTTTTTGAGATTCACACTGAGACTAAAACATCATCAACatgtgttgtatatatatatatatatatatattttgctgAATTCAACACTAACAtatgttaattaataatattacttCTAAACCTAAAACAGTGTGTGGGTTTTGAATTGTAGTTTCTTCCATTATAGTAAAACCACCAAGGTTATgtgatatttaaatttatcagCCAAATTGATTCTTAATCAATTCAGTCGTAAAATATTTACAGACGTAAAGCTTTCatagctcagttggttagagcaCCCGTTTAGTAAGCGGGAGGTCTTGAGTTCAACTCTCAATGAAAGCATGTGAGTAATTCttcttgattttttaaaaaaatttctacttttttgatttatttatagtCCTCTCGTTATACTATGTCTCGCTGTCTCCGATTCTCTCGTCGCCGTCGCTATTGTTTTTGCTGTCGGTAAGTTTCACTCTCGATTTCTTCTCATTCTCCGACGAGAGTCGATATATTATGTCACTGGCGATGGTAAAAATGTCCCCTTTTTTGGTTTCCCAAGTTTTATTTTACTCGAGCAGGGAACgtgttcgatgaaatgtctCAAGAGTATTTCTTGAACAAGCGTGTTTTCACCAATTGTTCTTGTTCAAATCGTAGAAACTTTATCCAGATTCGATCTAATGTTAGTTCTGAAATATAAATTTCATGTCTTTAACGAAAGAAACTGAACCCTAGTTATGAAGAATCGTTGCTTAGAGTTGATCGTAGGGGCTACTGTATTCCACCATAAAGTTTGTACCTTTGTATGAGACATTTACCATTCTAGTTATAAAAACAATATCTCTGAGTCTTGTAATTGAAATGTTGTTCTGTCTTTTTGTTAAACTTATTAGCATACTGTGTGTTTCTTACTTTAACAGGTTTGGTTTAAAGGAAGATGGCAAGTGGTAGCTTGAAACGCCTTGTAACGTCAGCAGTCACTATAGGCATGACTGAAGCAAGGGCGAGGATCTTTGGACATATGCTTAACCCAACAGGACAGAGATCTCCTCATAAAATTTTAAGGAAGAAGCTTTTTGGTGATAAGGTTGCAGAGTGGTATCCATACGACATCAAGAATGAGGATCCTAATGTCTTGGCTAGAGAAGAAAAAGAGTACTCCCCTCCCTTTAaatactttttgtttttatttatctatttattacTTTCTTAGCAAGCCTTAGAGTCGATTTGCATTGACTGAAGCAATGCCTAGATAACTCATTTCCATTGCAAAGAGTAGCCTTGCATTAGTCTAGTGTAGGAGCTTGAGTTTTTTCTGTTCTTGAGTTTGTTTGTTATTGACTTATTGTAGGCGCTTATCGAAGCTTGAGATGCTGAAGCGTCGTGACAAAGGACCACCAACGAAGGGTAACGGAAGACGCGCTGCCAAGCGTAATAAGTAGTAACGGTCCGTAgcttccaaaattaaaaaaaaaaatctgcatttTTAGAATCAGATTCTTCTGGTTAATTTCAGATTGAGCTTACTAGTAAAGTCCTCTCTACATAAATATATCATCTTTAAACTTCATTGTTTTACAATATGCTGAGATCACAAAGTTGAAAGCTATTTGCTTCCCTTTTAACTTCATACCAAACTCTGATTTTCTTGGATTTTTACCCTTTAGTATGCGCAAGCTGATACTTGTGTTGCGACATAGTATTAGATTCAAAATATAAACCTATGCGCATTGGTAGGTTCAGAAAAAGGTTCTAGAAAGACCGAATCTTGAGATGGTTTGTGTAACCTGTTTGCTAATATAGTGCACGTGtattaaataaactaacacGAACAAAAAGATTTGCAACTGTGATAGCACTCtgtcaaagagagagagagagatggagcaaGCTCTGAAGATTCAATCTTTGAACACTATACGTTTTCTAAGTTGAAGCAGCTGTATATCTCAAAACCTattgtttttttccttttctaatgTGTTGCGTTGTTGTTATCTCTAAAATAATGTAAGAATGATGCTTGCTTGCTCTTGTAAAAATCACACACAAACTTTACTAGTTCTGAGTTACATCTTGTTGAAAGTGTGACGATATTTTTGTTTGAGTAGTGCAATACTAGAAGATATCAAAGAATCAAACACTTTGAATAATCTCTGATTTAAAAGACGTAAGATGCATTTACAAATAATATCAGACCGTCAACCTAAAAAAACGAAAGTCTGAAACTTAGCACGCAAGTACCAAAACATGACCAACCGAAATTAAGACACGGACTCAACTGAAACCTATACACGACTCTTTAACACCGGAAACCTTAATAGCTGCCTTTGATCGCAAACTCCTCTCTTTTTCCTACTTTCGATTGATCTCAGCAGATCAAATCTCCAGGTCTTGGTGgagccatcatcatcatcatcactggtcCTATTTGTCTTCTAACCGGAGGACAATACTGAAGCATCTGATCTGGCCGTGGTGGAGCCATCGTCATCATCATGGGTCTTCTTTGCAGCGCAACAAAAGGATGTTTCAACAGATCAGCTGCGGTGGACCTGCGTGAGGGCTGCGACGCCATGCACCTTCTCAAGAAGTCATTAGCCACGGGAGACACAAGTCCGGGAAGCCTCCACGCGTAGCAACCTCGCCTCTTCTCAGGCCAGCCACCAAACATCTCAACTACAACACACCCTAGAGACCACATATCAACGGCAGGTCCCACCATCTTCACTCCGCTGGGTCCCAAAGACTCAGGGGGCATGTACTGCGGCGTACCACCAGACAAAGAAGACCTCGAATCCGAACCCGGTTCCTTGGATAAACCAAAATCAGCAAGCTTGAGATCCCACGGCTCTCCGAAGGTCTTGGAAGGGAAGAGGAGAACGTTGGCGGGCTTGAGATCACAGTGAACGTAGCCTCGGGAGTGAAGCGCTTCAAGTCCTTGTAAGATCATAAGAGCCGCACGTCCGACCATGAACTCCGGCATGGGTCTACCACGGAACTGCTGGGAGATGACGTTGTGGAGAGTACCTTTGGAGGCGAACTCCATGTTGATGTAGCAACGGTTGCGATTGAACCCTATGTGAAGATTAGGGCTCGTTGTTTGGACTATGCGTGGATGGTTGCGGAAACGAAGCATGATCCTATGCTCTTTCTCGAGACTTTTGATGAAATCCATTGGAGATGATTTCTCAGCGTATAATTGGTATTTGGAATCTCTCATGAGAGCGACGGAGCCGAAACCACCTTTGCCAAGAAAAGAGACGAACTCTAGTGAAGATGGTTcgttaacaacaacaacatgcAAAGCTTCGTTGTTGTCTTCTCTGATAATCGTCTTGTTCGACATACTTTGTAAATTATTAGGGTTTTGGAATTCAAACTCTTTCAAGCTTTTCTGTGAGTTGTGTTTTGGTTTGACTTGAGAAACAAAACAAGATATCGAATGAATTGTGTTGCTTCAGAGCTCTTTCTTATTTATAACAGAAAGCTAACTGAGTTGTTCACTAATTTCCTTTTTCGCAAAAGATatgtttaatttgttttgtgGATAGGTTTGATTTCCTTTTTAGctgtttcttttcctttttttttgtcaactctttccttttgttttatttcttggaatattttgaatgttttgattgatctaaacttttttttaccaTAATATCTAATTGGTCACAGATTATACAATGAGTAACCACGTAACGGCGATGGGAGCCGACAAGAAAAAACGGCGATGGATTTCATGATAATTGCCAAGTATGTATATTCTGAGATATAGAGCTGACCAGTCCATCCAAATAATTGAAGTGTCCTAATTTTtaatactttatttttaaaactaggataagacctgcggAAGGCGCATGgtgaatttatatgaaaattatttatgaaatattgtatggaaaaataaaatttatattacttgatcaaattaatatttttggcccttaaatattttttaaaaaactttttttaattacataatttgtttactgatgagctgatctcatttttaaaaatattttagatcaaaaaattatttatcgcatAAAAACCTAATGTTTAGGCCGAACAATCTCAagcctactatttggttacaatgaaactatgccAACTcagttttatatcatgatttagcaatttaaaagttaattatggttatgagaagtttacgttcacgtgccaatcctatctatcttcaatATTCATCTCatttttgtgttatttttttttcattttggttattgctcgatataaatattgatttttgagtttattctcatttcgttattttgttttggcttgagatttaagatttaaaattattaaagagatatatACTTAGGTAAAGATCCGCGTCTTGTGcagaacaaataaatattttatatttattacttattttatgtttttttgcatattataaaataaaaattatattttaaataactaagaaatcagttactattGTATAATAAATTGGCatgcacatataaatcaaacgacCGATCTTGTTTACTCGCAATCATTttagggtaaataaatcaaaacaatcaattttaactatcatatatgatatataattaaatttaaatgatattaccatatatatatatagtatactttcaatatggatatttattaaatgaggtttctactcatatggttttatgattatttacatatttgtgtaacaaaaatttacaccaacaatttttttaatatggaatgtttagtggtttcaataatttataatcattttaaaaaaaacaatgaagatttcaaaataaaaatattaacttttcaatatatgtttaacgtaaatatcaaaatataagtatatattttcatatgatgtatagtttaatttaaacgatatgaaatatatatattaacataaacacctattaaaataaaattatttattcatatgactttataatcattgtatcttattatagaaaaaaaattaaaccttgATCACAAATATTTATGTGcgacttttaacaattttagtaatttataaacattttgaaaaattcaaaatacaacacatacaaaaaaaatctgaatttttattatattattaatgtaattgtgtaatttattttaataataaataattaaagaaaaatgatagaaagtatTTAGATTGTTAGtaaatctttattaattaaaatcattaattgccatatatatcttaataatatttgataattccgtaggttttatttaaggaaagaatatttaataattttattttgataaatgaATGATTCGTAATGGATATACTATATAATACAACATTccttagaaatttaattttggactaacaaaattctcaattgattctcaacccgccacgtaagcaaaattaTCATTCTAATTACGTGACAACTCAGCATGAAacgtttttaattaatacaaactacaagttataactttttaaatatttttctattaatatataggggatgtttATGGCCGATTTAGGGCTGTGTTAAAGAAGTAACGGATTTTGATAGGGTTTGAACCTATTAGATAAATTATGTTGTTTGGGTAAATAACAATATTTGGTGTAGGGTTAGAACttcaaaaatgaattttctttttaaatccgtaaaattgagttttcttcgtcgaaatatgaaaaataagttttaccgtcaaaatctcaaaatcaagtttttttcGCCAAAATCGAGGTCTccctcccaaaaaaaaaatttcaaaactgaAGTATTCCACCAAAATTGCATAATTGAGTTTTCCCAacagataacaaaaaaaaaaaaaaagttttcccAACAAAACTGTAAAACTGAGTTTCTCtaccaaaaccgtaaaattgagttttccgcAAAATCTGTAAAACTGaattttcctgccaaaatcgTTAAATTgagtttttccaccaaaacccgCCCGCATAATCAAGTTTTTCGTTAGACttgcaaaatattattttttgacaaaacTGCAAAAATTGAATTTCTCGCACAATCTTGTTTTCCTCTTAAAATCCCAAAACCACAAAACATTGTTTGATTgtattatatatcttttaatgaAATTGCTGTAATTATCTAAATCACTTGTTGATATATATTATCTGCTTGTGTTTTAAAAGATGTTGTAAAATAAGCTAGCCTTAACCCAACCCTTCGTACATAAACTATTAGGGTTAAACTAAGATGGAGCAAGCTCTGAAGATTCAATCTTTGAATACTATACGTTTCTAGAGCTGAAGCAGCTGTGTATCTCAAAACCTATTgcttttttccttttctaatgTGTTGTGTTGTTGTTATCTCTAAAATAATGTAAGAATGATGCTTGCTTGCTCTTGTAAAAATCACACACAAACTTTACTAGTTCTGAGTTACATCTTGTTGAAAGTGTGGCGACATTTTTGTTTGATTAGTGCAATACTAGAAGATATCAAAGAATCAAACACTTAGAATAAACTCTGATATAAGAGACGTAAGATGCATTTACAAATAATATCAGACCTTGAACCTAAAAAGCGAGAGTGTCTGAAACTTAGCACGCAAGTACCAAAACATGACCAACTGAAATTAAGACACGGACTCAACTGAAACCTATACACGACTCTTTAACAACCGAAAAACCTAAACAGCTGCCTTTGATCGCAAATTCCTCTCTTTTTTCCTATTTTTGATTGATCTCAGCAGATCAAATCTCCAGGTCTTGGTGgagccatcatcatcatcatcactggtcCTATTTGTCTTCTAACCGGAGGAGGACAATATTGAAGCATCTGATCTGGCCGTGGTGGAGCCATCGTCATCATCATGGGTCTTCTTTGCAGCGCAACAAAAGGATGTTTCAACAGATCCGCTGCGGTGGATCTGCGCGAGGGCTGCGACGCCATGCACCTTCTCAAGAAGTCATTAGCCACCGGAGACACAAGTCCGGGAAGCCTCCACGCGTAGCAACCTTGCCTCTTCTCAGGCCAGCCACCAAACATCTCAACCACAACACACCCTAGAGACCACATATCAACGGCAGGTCCCACCATCTTCACTCCGTTGGGTCCCAAAGACTCAGGGGGCATGTACTGCGGCGTACCACCAGACAAAGAAGACCTAGAATCCGAACCCGGTTCCTTGGATAAACCGAAATCAGCAAGCTTGAGATCCCACGGCTCTCCGAAGGTCTTGGAAGGGAAGAGGAGAACGTTGGCGGGCTTGAGATCACAGTGAACGTAGCCTCGGGAGTGAAGCGCTTCAAGTCCTTGTAAGATCATAAGAGCCGCACGTCCGACCATGAACTCCGGCATGGGTCTACCACGGAACTGCTGGGAGATGACGTTGTGGAGAGTACCTTTGGAGGCGAACTCCATGTTGATGTAGCAACGGTTGCGATTGAACCCTATGTGAAGATTAGGGCTCGTTGTTTGGACTATGCGTGGATGGTTGCGGAAACGTAGCATGATCCTATGTTCTTTCTCGAGACTCTTGATGAAATCCATTGGAGATGATTTCTCAGCGTATAATTGGTATTTGGAATCTCTCATGAGAGCTACGGAACCAAAACCACCTTTGCCGAGAAAAGAGACGAACTCTAGTGAAGATGGTTcgttaacaacaacaacattcgAAGCTTTGCTGTTGTCTTCTTTAATCATCGTCTTAGACATGCTGTTTCTACGAATCAGAAGTCGCTCTATCTTATTTGGTGTTTCGTTGTTTGGTTTGAGGGACTGAATGAATGATATGTTTCTAAAAGCTTAATCTAATTTATAAGAAGACTGAAGTCGGCTGTTCAGTATTTTCCTTGAATTTCCTTTTTCACGTAACAGATtgtttaatttccttttttattatacCAAGTTAACAAACTCTTAAACAGAACTAAACCGGCTCGATTCAATTGGCTCCGGTTTACTTTCCTATGTTTTACTTGGTTTACCTCAGGAAATCAACTCCCTTCAAGGGTTCAATCTTCCTCTGGTCTCGatctgaatctctctctctctctctctggcaGGTACGTATTGATTTCTCCGTTTCTCTGCGATGCATTTGGATCATTATCTTTTTCATGTTCGGGTGCTTGTTTATTATCGATTGATTTCGCAGTTGAATTATCACATGGCGAACTGAGAACGCACTGTCTCTCCATAAACACTTTAAAATTTCTATGACAAGACCTGCTTGTTTCATGTCCTGAATCATGATTGTTGTTGATTGATGCCTTAAGAAACTGAATTGCAGTTTCTCGTTGACAATGGCAATTTTTACAGCTTTAAAATTTGCTCTTTTGTAAGGGGTGGGTGCAGGCAGATAAGACACAATACTGAAACTTGTGTGTTTTGTGTTCcaggaaacataaaaaaaaaaaagacggaaTCTAGTTAGGGATTTTGTAATGGCGAACACTGCTTGCTTTATGATTGTGGCTCGGAATGATATTCCCATCTATGAAGCTGAAGTTGGATCTGCTGCTAAAGTAAAATGACTCTGTATTCATTCTTGTTTCATTATACTTTGGTTAATAATAACTGGAAATTTCACTGCCTTCTTGgtttgatttttatattattaaggTGCACATAACGccattttttttcctatttggCAGAGAGAAGATGCGGCTCAACTGCACCAGTTTATATTACATGCCGCGTTGGATGTCGTCCAAGACTTAGCATGGACTACAAGTGCCATGTAAGTATATATTCTCTTGTGAAATTATTTGAAGGATTCGTCTCACTATCATATATATAACTCTTTGATCAGGTTCTTGAAGTCTGTCGACAGATTCAACGATCTGGTTGTCTCAGTCTATGTTACTGCAGGTCATATCCTTTTTTTATTAGAACAGCTATTTTTGCTTCTTCTCCTTCAGATTCATCCATCTAAATGTCTCTCTTGGGTCCAGTTTTTAAAATGCTTGTTTGTTTCTTCCTTAATTTAACAACACATACTCGTCTCATGCTCCTTCATGATTCACGTAATGAGGATGGC is part of the Brassica rapa cultivar Chiifu-401-42 chromosome A09, CAAS_Brap_v3.01, whole genome shotgun sequence genome and harbors:
- the LOC103839167 gene encoding trafficking protein particle complex subunit 2-like isoform X1 — its product is MANTACFMIVARNDIPIYEAEVGSAAKREDAAQLHQFILHAALDVVQDLAWTTSAMFLKSVDRFNDLVVSVYVTAGHTRLMLLHDSRNEDGIKSFFQEVHELYIKILLNPLYLPGSRITSTHFDTKVRALARKYL
- the LOC103839168 gene encoding mitogen-activated protein kinase kinase kinase 5-like, whose amino-acid sequence is MSKTMIKEDNSKASNVVVVNEPSSLEFVSFLGKGGFGSVALMRDSKYQLYAEKSSPMDFIKSLEKEHRIMLRFRNHPRIVQTTSPNLHIGFNRNRCYINMEFASKGTLHNVISQQFRGRPMPEFMVGRAALMILQGLEALHSRGYVHCDLKPANVLLFPSKTFGEPWDLKLADFGLSKEPGSDSRSSLSGGTPQYMPPESLGPNGVKMVGPAVDMWSLGCVVVEMFGGWPEKRQGCYAWRLPGLVSPVANDFLRRCMASQPSRRSTAADLLKHPFVALQRRPMMMTMAPPRPDQMLQYCPPPVRRQIGPVMMMMMAPPRPGDLIC
- the LOC103839318 gene encoding receptor homology region, transmembrane domain- and RING domain-containing protein 1-like, with the translated sequence MVDFEQLRIFETILREFLKSFLLHIQLWLDVLDLQVGVDELEFLVILIHWFPFLLFREFVGFLLWVIIQAIKLAQLLLWHYISWQERHAEFEVVYIEAANAPTRTPPLPAHFLHFLPLSTMAESTDNDICTICQEPYRAGDAVRTLPCDHSFHSICVDQWLISDHGDCPLCKQAIVSE
- the LOC103839317 gene encoding mitogen-activated protein kinase kinase kinase 5-like, which produces MSNKTIIREDNNEALHVVVVNEPSSLEFVSFLGKGGFGSVALMRDSKYQLYAEKSSPMDFIKSLEKEHRIMLRFRNHPRIVQTTSPNLHIGFNRNRCYINMEFASKGTLHNVISQQFRGRPMPEFMVGRAALMILQGLEALHSRGYVHCDLKPANVLLFPSKTFGEPWDLKLADFGLSKEPGSDSRSSLSGGTPQYMPPESLGPSGVKMVGPAVDMWSLGCVVVEMFGGWPEKRRGCYAWRLPGLVSPVANDFLRRCMASQPSRRSTAADLLKHPFVALQRRPMMMTMAPPRPDQMLQYCPPVRRQIGPVMMMMMAPPRPGDLIC
- the LOC103839169 gene encoding uncharacterized protein LOC103839169 codes for the protein MASGSLKRLVTSAVTIGMTEARARIFGHMLNPTGQRSPHKILRKKLFGDKVAEWYPYDIKNEDPNVLAREEKERLSKLEMLKRRDKGPPTKGNGRRAAKRNK